A window of Miscanthus floridulus cultivar M001 chromosome 12, ASM1932011v1, whole genome shotgun sequence genomic DNA:
gtgtccacctctgcgcagagttaacaaactggtatactagccatgCTCACAAATACGAGCGACCTCGGAACACTTACATTAAGGgataatgacttttacttgttaagatgatcatttatgctaattgtttaagatattgattattcatgatcattgatcatgtgttatgggattattgctaccttgatgttaaTAAATGCTATACTTAATGATGacttaaatgctaaccgcagtaaaccagtgtcagctatttgagcctcatgaacccttagttatcttgttaagtacgacatgtacttatgccttgctttatcttttatgttgaaaaaatcccggatgggtaacagatcaagattTGATTGAAGATTACCGTGATAAGTATTAGGCTTGGTGTCCACCAGTTGACATCCCTGTTGGAGCTTCCGCAAAAGAGTTATCTTAGCAGCTATTATATCtatgtttgagactatgtgttgaatatttattcACTATGTAACATTGTGTTGGTACAATtcacaatttgtccacttatgtgtgcgaccactcctggggtgcacataagacttttatacatcatcttttgttcttaaaattgggtgtgacagattggtatcagagcactgttgactgtaggacgtaagcctagttaTAATGGTCGTTTTTAGCTTCCTTTGCTTCACTTGTTTCATGCTTTCCACCTcaatcttgttatttgctaagttttgtgcttcttttgtcttattctattataaaatcaattgatTCTATTCTAAATGATTTGAAATTTCTATAGATGACACATGACCGCAAGTCTGCCCGCTTGTACGTTGGATGCTTTCAACCACAGCATGTTGTATATGAGCCAATGGAGCCTAGAGAGGACGTCCAGAGGAAGAACTAGAagaatgaggttggagaagaggtcCATTCTTCGCCAACTCCGATAGCTCAATCCCCAGCACGTGTGGAGGCCATTGACTTGACCAATGATGATGGAGATGAAGTACTCCAGCCACTGCCTCGTATAGGTTGGACTGACAAGTTAAGCATCAAGAAGCCCGATGATAATGCCTTCTACCATGACCTGCTGACAATTATGTTGGAGTGCTATTACCCAGACCTGCAAGCCACTCTAGAGTATCACACTATGGAGCACATTCATCCTCTGATTGGTTCATCTTGGGATACTTGGTTGCTGATCAAGACCCCGAATACTCGCAAGATTGATGCAGTTGTCACCCACCATGTAAGTCGAGCTACCGTGGAAAGAAGCATGGAGGATGCTGCTTCCATTGCACTTGCCTACTACCGTGGCCGTCTCTCTGATGATAAGAAGGACGATGGACTCTTGTATTACCCATGCTATCTTCCGAAGGAAAATAGTTGGACCATAGAGGTCGTGGTAAAAGGATCGAAGACTCTTGAGGCCACCGTTGAGTTAGACCGTGAACTTACAAATAAGGTGGGAGCGTTAGAAGGAGAGCTGAAGAAGGCACAAGACATGATCAAAGAATACCAGAAAGAGATTGATAACCTTAACGCCGAGTTAGGCCGTCCCAAGTTGTTTGAGAAGTTAGATGAGCCCTCCAACAAGAAGAACGCCGCCCCTTAAGTTTATGAAACCATTGTAATAGGCACGTTTTTAGTATTGTGAGTCGAGTCGAGTCTTTTAAGTGTTTGTGAACTATTGGTGTGCTTGCTGGATTATTATTGTGATTTAtgtgtgatttggatctttgtgatgagtgctggaactttgtgggcatgtccacgagtTCCTTAGTTAAAAATATTAAGGTTAAAAGTGctataataaatagtttgggttgGTCTATCCTGTCTCTTTGcttgctgttttctggagcagtcAGTGATGTTTTGATTATAACTTTTCACCTGTTCGAGCAATGGTCATGAAATTTTACTGGGAGTATATAGACTTCTGTGTCATTCCAATGGCACAAGAACCACCTTTTTATCTTTTCGTATCTGAGAGTTATGACTGTCACAATATGAACTTCTGTGCTGTCTGGAGTCTgaggacagtttctgttgtggtctGTTTTTGATTAATGTAACGTCAGAATCAGAAaatgtggtctaaatgaaagttgtagataatttcataagctttccaaccgtATAAAGATCATCTTAGTTGGATATCTGGAACTCGAGTTATGACAGTTTTTCTGACCTGCTGATTCTGCATCACGTCCAGAAATTTTCAGAATTGCCTATCTCTTACATATTGGTGATGTTTCAGGTTGGATTATAGATGTCTGGCCGTGGAAGAGGTAGAGGACATGGGAGAGGTGCtccaccacccccaccaccacccatGACTGCAGTAGAGGTGTTGGCGATGCAAGGACAGTTCATGCAGTCCATGATGCAGTTCTTTCAGAACCAACCTATTGGAGCACCAGCACCCCCACCACCAAGAGACAAGCGGAGGGAATTCATGCAAGGACATCCTCCAGTTTTCTCTCATGCCGCTGACCccttggaggcagatgattggctaCGCACAGTGGAGAAACAACTCAACATCGCTCAGTGTGATGATCAACAAAAGGTGTTGTATGCATCGGGACAGCTTCAGGGAGCAGCTCAGACTTGGTGGGAGTCATATCAGTTTgctcgtcccaacaatgctcctgctatcacttggctaGAATTTGTGAGGGATTTCAAGGCACACCATATTCCAGATggtttgatagagctcaagcaggaggaattcagatctctcaggaTGGGTTCTATGTCTGTCAGTGAGTATcacgacaagtttgctcagttggctCGCTATGCTCCTAATGACGTGAGGGAGGATGTAGATAAGCAACGTCTCTTCCTCAAGGGAATTTACTATGATCTCAGGTTGCAGTTGGCtggtaacacatatgctaatttCCAGCAGTTGGTGAATCGTGCTATTGTGCTTGACAATATGCGATTGGAGAGGGacaggaagagaaagatgaagggacAGGCCTCCGGAAGAAACACACGCTCGCGCTATAATAATCAGCAGAGGTATCAAGGTCCAGTCAGTCAGTGGAACCGTGGTCCATTTCCACAACGCTCTCAGAACCAACAGCAGAATTGGAACTAGCGTACCCTGCAGCAAATGGGCAATTAGACTCCACGCCAGGGAACGCCCAACAACACCCCGATGAAGAGCAGTGCACCTAGTACTCCCAATAGGTGTTTTCGGTATGGAGATGTGGGACACTATGCTAACCATTGCCCTCAGAAGCCGAATCAACAGACACCTCAGAGGCAGAATAGCAACTAGAAGCCCGCGTACAACACTGGAAGAGTGAACGATGTGGCGCCTGAGACTGTGGTTGGAGCACCAGAAGTTATGATGGGTACGTTCAACATCAACTCTATCCCCGCTAATGTTCTTTTTgactctggagcttcgcattcttttatttcataagcatttgttagaacacaTAGCATACCTTTAATTGCAATGAAGACTCAAatgctagtaaattcaccgggggGATCAATACCAGCTGCACATTGTTGCCCTTCAGCAAGTCttaccttaaggggggtagacttcacagtcagtcctattgtgttgagaactttTGGGATCGATGTGATTCTGGatatggattggatgaaagaacaccgagctatgattcagtgtcaggagagagTTGTAATAGTGACAACACCAAAGGGAGATCGAATCAGTGTTGGCATGACAGTGCAACCACCACCAATAGCTACAATGAATCAactagatgatgatgatgctaatcCTCAGGaccgtgttgtggaggagtttccagatgtcttccccgatgatttgctaggtatgccacctgaccgtgacattgagtttataattgaattattacctggtactgcacctatagctaagagaCCATATAGAATGAGGGTTAActaattagaagaacttaagaaacaattgaaAGAGTTGTCAGATAAAGGTTTCATACGTCCTAgtgcatcaccttggggagcacctgtgatctttgttgacaagaaggatggaacACAACATTtgtgtgtgtggattatcgatctcttaatgaggtaactatcaagaacaagtacccattgcctagaattgatgacttgtttgatcagttgagaggtgcttatatgttttctaagattgatctgcgttctggttatcatcagttgaagatttggAATACTGATATACCAAAAATAGCTTTTACTAcgagatatgggttatatgagtatACAGTTATGtcgtttggtttgaccaatgcacctacctactttatgtatatgatgaataaggtgtttatggagtatcttgataagtttgtggtagtatttattgatgacatactggtattctctaagactgaagatgatcatgctgaacatctgagattgGTGCTAcagaagcttagagagcataagctatatgctaagcgtagtaagtgtgaattctggttaagagaagtctcttttcttggacATGTTATTTCTAATGGTGgcatagcagtggatccaggcaaggtGAAGGATGTACTGAATTAGAAGCCACCTACTGATGTAAGTGAGATCCGTAGCTTTCTTGGTTTAGCTAGTTATTATCGaagattcattgaaggtttctccaAGCTTGCTAAACCAATGACAgccctgttagagaagaatgctaagtttgagtGGTCTAGTAAGTGTCAAGCTAGTTTTGAGGAATTAAAGAAGCGGTTGACAACAGCTCCAGTGCTGATTTTGCCTGATCTAAATAAGaagttctctatctattgtgatgcgtcTCGTCAAGggttgggatgtgttcttatgcaagaaggtagggttgttgcttatgcatctagacagctgaggaaacatgaattgaattatcctactcatgatttggagttagcagctatggttcatgcattaaagatctagagacattatctgattgggcataagagtgatatctttaccgatcataagagtttgaagtacatattcacttAGACGGATCTGAATTTGAGACAACGTCATTGGTTGGaactgatcaaggattatgatctgGAGGTGCACTATCATCCTAGTAAAGCGAATGTTGTGgctgatgcacttagtaggaAGAGATCTGCCAATGAGCTTGAGATGGCGCCTGTGCCAGAAGAGTTATGGGAAGAGTTTCAGCACTTGAACCTTGGTATTGTTTATAATGCTATGGAGATAGAAGTGACACCTACACTAGAGTTTGAGATACGTAAGGGTCAGTTGGAGGATGAGAAACTAAGAGAGATAGCAGGTAATGTAGCACTTGGGAAAGCTCtaggcttcagcatagatgagaaggggactctatggtttgggaaaagaatTTGTGTGCCTGAAGTGAaagccattcatgatgcaattctaCGTGAAGCACATGATTCAACTtattctatccatcctggcagtactaagatgtatctggatcttaaagagaagtattggtggtatggtctgAAGAAAGATgtagctgagtatgttgctatatgtgatacttgtcagagagtgaaagctgagcatcagcgACCTGCAGGATTGttgcaacctatgaagatacctgagtggaagtgggaagaagttggtatggacttcatagtggggttaccacgtactcagtgaggttatgattcgatatgggtgattgtggatcatttgactaaggttgctcacttcTTACCTGTCAAGACCACTTATAGAGGACCAAAGTTAGCAGaactatacatggaaaggatagtgagTCTGCATGGTGTTCCAAAGAagattgtgtctgatagaggttcACAGTTCACTTCTCATTTTTGGAAACAGGTACACACTTCGCTGggcacaaagttgaattttagcacAACCTACCATCCTCAGACTAATGGACAGACAGAGAGACttaatcagattttagaagacatgttgagagcatgtgcgtTGCAGTATGGTACTAGTTGAGATAAGAGTTTgtcttacgcagagttctcatacaacaacagttaccaacagagtctcaagatgtcaccgtttgaagctttgtatgggcgtaagtgtagaacacctctattttggaatcaaacaggtgaaagtcaagtgtttggaccagatgtgcTTAGAAATGCTAAAGAGCAAGtgagaaagattagagagaaccTGAGAGTGGCACAAACCCGTCAGAAGAGCTATGCAGATAATCGAAGAAGAGACTTGGCATTTGAAGAAGGAGATTATGTCTATTTAAAagtatcacctatgagaagtgtgaaaaggttCAACATGAAAGGTAAACTAGCACCACGGTATGTTGGTCCGTTTAAAGTTTTAAAGAGATGTGGAGAAGTGGCTTATCAATTAGAATTGCCTGAGAACCTGTCtagtgtgcatgatgtgttccatgtgtctcaacttaAGAAGTGTTTGCATGTGCCTGAGGAGCAAATACCATTAGAGGAACTTGCTGTTAAAGATGATCTgacatatgaggagtttccaatTAAGATTTTGGATATGGCTGACAAAGTTACGAGAAGCAGAACGATTaggatgtgcaaggttcagtggaatcggtattcgGAAGCaaaggcaacttgggaaagagaagatgaattGAGAAAGACATACCCGTAGTTGTTTGAGTAAGCATAGCctaatctcaaggacgagattctcTTAAGGGgagtagatttgtaacacccaaaaatttgcatcAATTTAAAATAGTTGAATTTAATTTTTTTAGTGATTTTGTGAGCTTGTCAATGTagttaaataaataatttttgtgaagATAAGATTAAATATAAGTTTAggaacatgttgatgcactcatgctggagcatatGTTATTTGTGATTGCCTGGTTTTTGTTGCAAGAGAAAAGGAGTTTAAATTCTATTTGGATTTGCTTTGAAAAATtctggaaataaaaagaaaagggagAAGCTCTTTTCCTTACTGTTCCTGGCCGCGAGGCCCATTCCTCCTTGATTTGGCCTGCTCGGCCTCTCCCTCACTCTGGCCCGAGTGGCCTTTTCCTTGTGCTGGCCGCAGTGGTCATCTGGGCCGTTCTTCTGGCCCagtccagcagcgccgccgctttCTTCTTGGGCCGAGCCGAAGCCCAACAGCCGCGCAGCGTCAGCCCGCGAGTGCTAGCGGCAGCAGCCCGCCTCCTTTCTCCTCTCTGTCTCGCTGACGAACCAGGCCCGCACGTCAGCGTCGCCTTTCTTCCCTGAGTCGGAGTTGAGCCGAACCCGGCACCGACCCGTCCGCATGATTTCCTTGCGCGTTGGTGCAATCCACGTGTCCGGGTCCCTATAAAGCTCGAACGACCGTGACCGCGACGCCCTTTGCAGCCCTAAGCGACCCGCCGCCTCGCTCTTGAGCAGCAGAGCCACCGGAAACCCTAATCGCCGCAGCCGCACGTGATTTGTTGTTCGTGTGATTCCACCGACCCTGTAAGCTCCTGGACGAGCTCTGCATTGCCTTAGTGAAGCCACCAGTTCTTTTCTTTCGTCGTCCTGCGCCTTGCTCCGCTCTCATCGGCTTGCCGAACTTGCAGGACCGCCGTCGCGAGCCGACCGTTCACCTCAGTCCCTCCCCGACCACATCTTCTTGCTTGGTGAGATCCCCGTCTCCTTTGTCGTTTGGCACCGGAATCATTGAAAATCGTGGCCTGTAGAGCTCGGTATGAGTTCGTCGGCGAGGTCCTCGGTTTTCCGGCAATGGCGCCGCCGCCGGTTGTTTCTTATCCGGCCGGCCGTTGCCCCTCATCTAATCTGGTCCGTCCATATTGGATCGGATGGCCAGTAGTGGCCGGTACCCTTTCGCGGGGAAtaattgctaaagagcccctgagctctttagattttgaacccgcagtccaaagcgtattCCAAAGAATACGTTCTCTTTTGGAAAACGTATTTTTCATTTAACAGATTCAAAATATAGCGACTTCAATGGCCGGTGGCACTGGACGAACGGGCGCTGGCCGAtggcggcctcccccgaaaaaaaaattttgctattatttttagggtttttttcgcattttcattttgccgagtataaatctttgccgagtgcttttccggcactcggcaaaggctttgccgagtgcccgacaaaaagcactcggcaaaggcttctttgctgaTTAATTTTTTGCGgagtggcctttgccgagtgcggcactcggcaaatcctttgccgagtgtatttcgggctttgccgagtgccggcaaagtgccggtttccagtagtgaggTTTTGATGACTGCAAGCATTGGCGAGAGAATATGTATACACGACAGCTATATTTTTCAATGGATTATATGTACCGGGAATGTCCACCTAATATGCCAATGTCATATCCATCACGTGGGTTTAACTGCCATGATCCGGGCTTCACAGAAAATGCACATCTCCTCCATCATGGTTGGCAACCTGCAGGGCAGCTGTTTGGGCAGCAagtgcacaacaaaaggagatgGTTACAACAGCAGGGCACTGGACTGTTTCCAGATCAAGATCACAGGCCAAGAGATACTATATTTGTTCATGGTGGAGAAGAGATTCCAGTTAGTGAAGCTTTTAATTCAGAAAGATATAGTATTGCAGGAAGTTCAAAATTGAGCAGTCATGCTTTGGGTGCCAGGAGGGTCTCGTCTAGGTATGATGCTGGTCATGAAGCATATGGTGTTGTTGGACTGCCCAGGCACAACGTTGATGGGCTGATCCAAATTGGTGGACAGCAGTTTAAGTGGGTGCCAATCAAGTCCAGAGATTGCAATCAACCTGTGACAGGTTCAGATGCGCTAGGGGCTGTTCATGATATGAAAACCGACGATATCTTGATTGATAAACCTGAACTGGCTGCAGGTGTTAATTTGAACATAAATAAAGCTGTTAG
This region includes:
- the LOC136495728 gene encoding uncharacterized protein produces the protein MTAVEVLAMQGQFMQSMMQFFQNQPIGAPAPPPPRDKRREFMQGHPPVFSHAADPLEADDWLRTVEKQLNIAQCDDQQKVLYASGQLQGAAQTWWESYQFARPNNAPAITWLEFVRDFKAHHIPDGLIELKQEEFRSLRMGSMSVSEYHDKFAQLARYAPNDVREDVDKQRLFLKGIYYDLRLQLAGNTYANFQQLVNRAIVLDNMRLERDRKRKMKGQASGRNTRSRYNNQQRYQGPVSQWNRGPFPQRSQNQQQNWN